A single genomic interval of Spirosoma linguale DSM 74 harbors:
- a CDS encoding pseudaminic acid biosynthesis N-acetyl transferase (TIGRFAM: pseudaminic acid biosynthesis N-acetyl transferase~PFAM: GCN5-related N-acetyltransferase~KEGG: ccs:CCNA_01523 acetyltransferase FlmH), which translates to MDITLTPLTETDIELVRTWRNSPEVAQYMYTSEPITAEQQQAWFSRIQQDSSSRYWLIEYNDKKIGLASLTGISQTLSSCYWAFYLGDTSIRGGGLGAKIEFNVLEYVFNGLKLNKLRCEVMTFNDKVISMHEKFGFRREAYYRQHVKKDGAWQDVVGLALLKQEWEAYRTIMRAKIYGS; encoded by the coding sequence ATGGATATTACCCTTACGCCGTTAACGGAAACAGATATTGAACTGGTGCGAACCTGGCGCAACTCCCCCGAAGTGGCCCAATACATGTATACCAGCGAGCCTATTACTGCCGAGCAGCAACAGGCCTGGTTCAGCCGCATTCAACAGGATTCGTCTTCCCGATATTGGTTGATTGAGTACAACGATAAAAAAATTGGACTGGCCTCGCTAACGGGCATCAGCCAGACGCTCAGCAGTTGTTACTGGGCGTTCTACCTCGGCGATACCAGTATCCGGGGCGGTGGCTTGGGAGCTAAAATAGAATTTAACGTACTCGAATACGTCTTTAACGGCCTGAAGCTCAACAAACTTCGGTGCGAAGTCATGACCTTTAACGACAAGGTTATTTCGATGCACGAGAAGTTCGGCTTTCGCCGGGAGGCCTATTATCGGCAACACGTAAAAAAAGACGGTGCCTGGCAGGATGTCGTTGGCTTAGCCCTCTTAAAACAAGAGTGGGAAGCCTACCGGACCATTATGCGGGCGAAAATTTACGGCAGCTAA
- a CDS encoding LamG domain protein jellyroll fold domain protein (SMART: LamG domain protein jellyroll fold domain protein~KEGG: gur:Gura_1112 LamG domain-containing protein): MKQVYLAYLLTGFCFVFAACKKPVDPEPVAGLVAYYDFTKGVKDLSGNNNTAQIVGANPTTDRFGTTESAYAFDGSSYIELPPNKFATDEFTYAAWVKLAYVPQSYDVLTIMDTGNYRGDHAMVLANTTVLGWGMWSYTEDRANFNFAYSGSLPTNTNQWYHILASRSKNQLNIYINGVLSSSQTMTGKPFYEGTVRTLIGQRFDGTYSFRGAIDDVRIYNRALSDAEAKRVYALN, encoded by the coding sequence ATGAAACAAGTTTACCTTGCTTACCTTTTAACGGGTTTTTGTTTTGTCTTTGCTGCCTGTAAAAAGCCGGTTGACCCTGAGCCGGTTGCGGGACTGGTTGCTTATTATGATTTTACGAAAGGCGTTAAAGATTTAAGCGGCAATAACAATACGGCTCAGATTGTAGGAGCTAACCCAACAACTGACCGATTCGGCACCACAGAATCAGCCTACGCCTTCGACGGCAGCAGCTACATTGAACTTCCTCCCAACAAATTTGCCACGGACGAATTTACCTATGCCGCCTGGGTTAAATTAGCCTATGTTCCGCAGTCTTATGATGTGCTGACGATTATGGACACGGGCAATTACCGGGGCGATCATGCTATGGTACTGGCCAATACAACCGTTTTGGGCTGGGGCATGTGGTCTTACACCGAAGACCGGGCCAATTTCAATTTCGCCTACTCCGGGAGCTTGCCAACTAACACGAACCAATGGTATCACATTCTGGCCAGCCGCAGCAAAAATCAGCTGAATATCTACATAAACGGTGTCCTGAGTTCGTCGCAAACTATGACCGGCAAGCCCTTTTACGAGGGTACTGTTCGTACGTTGATTGGCCAGCGTTTCGACGGAACCTACTCGTTCAGAGGAGCTATCGACGATGTACGAATCTACAACCGTGCCCTGTCTGATGCTGAAGCCAAACGGGTATACGCTTTGAACTGA
- a CDS encoding UDP-4-keto-6-deoxy-N-acetylglucosamine4-aminotra nsferase (TIGRFAM: UDP-4-keto-6-deoxy-N-acetylglucosamine 4- aminotransferase~PFAM: DegT/DnrJ/EryC1/StrS aminotransferase~KEGG: bph:Bphy_3010 DegT/DnrJ/EryC1/StrS aminotransferase) — MSIIPYGRQHITDEDIAAVADVLRGPFLTQGPHIGAFETAFARYIGCNYAVAVANGTAALHLCCMALGVTEGTRVITTPITFSASANCVRYCGGEVHFADVDPKTALLDINAVRTLIEQHPKGYFSGIIPVDFAGYPVDLAAFRELADEHGLWILEDSCHSPGGSFTDSQGVDHRCGDGSLADLAIFSFHPVKHIAAGEGGMITTNDEALYKHLMRLRTHGITNKPNEFTEPYSGEPERGGWYMELQELGYNYRLTDMQAALGNSQLARAEAMLARRQEIAKRYDDAFAGTPVVTIVPPASVSHAYHLYVVQVDDRKGLYDFLRTRNIMAQVHYIPVHLMPYYRQFGWKPGDFPNAERYYARCLSLPMFPTLTDDEQVYVIDSVKEFTGA; from the coding sequence TGCCGCCGTTGCCGATGTGCTGCGTGGCCCCTTTTTAACGCAGGGTCCGCATATCGGTGCGTTTGAAACCGCTTTTGCCCGCTATATCGGCTGCAACTACGCTGTGGCGGTTGCCAACGGTACGGCCGCGCTTCACCTGTGTTGCATGGCCCTCGGCGTAACCGAAGGAACCCGCGTTATCACTACGCCCATTACCTTCTCGGCTTCGGCCAACTGCGTTCGCTATTGCGGGGGCGAAGTCCATTTTGCCGATGTCGATCCCAAGACGGCCCTGCTGGACATTAATGCCGTACGGACGCTTATCGAACAACACCCCAAAGGCTATTTCTCGGGCATTATTCCAGTCGATTTTGCGGGGTACCCGGTCGATTTGGCCGCATTCCGCGAACTGGCCGATGAACATGGGCTCTGGATTCTGGAAGATAGCTGCCACTCGCCGGGCGGTTCGTTTACCGATAGCCAGGGCGTCGATCACCGCTGTGGAGACGGCTCACTGGCCGATCTCGCCATTTTTAGTTTTCACCCCGTCAAGCACATTGCGGCCGGTGAGGGCGGCATGATTACGACCAACGACGAAGCACTCTATAAACACCTGATGCGGCTCCGGACGCACGGCATCACCAACAAACCGAACGAGTTTACCGAACCGTATTCCGGCGAACCCGAACGCGGGGGCTGGTACATGGAGTTGCAGGAACTAGGCTATAATTACCGCCTGACCGACATGCAGGCGGCCCTCGGCAATAGCCAGTTGGCCCGCGCCGAAGCCATGCTGGCCCGTCGGCAGGAAATTGCAAAACGATACGACGATGCCTTTGCCGGAACACCGGTGGTCACCATCGTTCCGCCCGCCAGCGTCAGCCATGCTTATCACCTGTACGTCGTTCAGGTGGATGACCGAAAGGGTCTGTACGACTTTCTGCGAACCCGCAACATCATGGCGCAGGTGCATTACATACCGGTGCATCTGATGCCGTACTACCGGCAGTTCGGCTGGAAACCGGGGGACTTCCCTAATGCCGAACGGTACTACGCCCGCTGCCTGAGTCTGCCCATGTTCCCAACGCTGACGGATGATGAACAGGTGTATGTGATCGACTCGGTGAAGGAATTTACAGGCGCATGA
- a CDS encoding pseudaminic acid synthase (KEGG: bph:Bphy_3008 N-acylneuraminate-9-phosphate synthase~TIGRFAM: pseudaminic acid synthase~PFAM: N-acetylneuraminic acid synthase domain; SAF domain protein): protein MIQPIQVAQYTIGSAHRPFVIAEMSGNHNQSLERALEIVDAVADAGAHALKLQTYTPDTITFNGASEEFYIRDAKSLWADKNLYKLYQDAYTPWEWHKPIFDHAKKRGMIAFSSPFDTTAVDFLESLEVPLYKIASFENTDHILLKKVAQTGKPVIMSTGVASVADLDESVKVLRANGCTELVLLKCTSTYPATPESTNLLTIPHMSQLFDVPVGLSDHTMGIGAAVAAVALGAVVLEKHVTLRRADGGVDSAFSLEPEELKSLVIETERAKLAMGQVSYTLTPKEEKSLQFKRSLYVVRDVSAGEPFTPENVRSIRPANGLHTRYYDDILGKTATTNIQAGTALAWEHIN from the coding sequence ATGATTCAACCCATTCAGGTTGCCCAGTATACCATCGGATCGGCCCATCGGCCATTTGTTATTGCTGAAATGTCGGGCAACCATAACCAGTCGCTGGAACGGGCGCTGGAAATCGTGGACGCCGTTGCCGATGCCGGTGCTCACGCGCTGAAGCTCCAGACGTATACCCCCGATACCATCACCTTCAACGGAGCGTCGGAAGAGTTTTACATTCGGGATGCCAAATCTCTCTGGGCCGACAAAAACCTGTATAAACTATACCAGGATGCCTACACGCCCTGGGAATGGCACAAACCGATTTTCGATCATGCCAAAAAACGCGGTATGATCGCGTTTAGCTCGCCGTTCGACACCACGGCCGTCGACTTTCTGGAATCGCTGGAGGTGCCGCTGTACAAGATTGCTTCCTTTGAGAATACCGATCATATCCTGCTCAAAAAAGTAGCGCAAACGGGTAAGCCGGTCATCATGAGCACCGGGGTCGCATCCGTTGCCGACCTCGACGAGTCGGTGAAGGTGCTGCGGGCTAACGGCTGCACAGAGTTGGTCTTGCTGAAGTGTACCAGCACCTACCCCGCCACCCCCGAAAGTACAAACCTGCTCACCATCCCGCACATGAGCCAGTTGTTCGACGTGCCCGTTGGCCTGTCGGATCACACTATGGGCATCGGGGCAGCTGTTGCGGCCGTTGCGTTGGGAGCCGTTGTGCTGGAAAAACACGTGACCCTGCGCCGGGCCGATGGCGGTGTGGATTCGGCGTTTTCGCTGGAGCCGGAAGAATTGAAAAGTCTCGTCATCGAAACCGAACGGGCAAAACTGGCCATGGGACAGGTTAGCTACACGCTCACGCCGAAAGAAGAAAAGAGCCTGCAATTCAAGCGCTCGCTTTATGTGGTACGCGACGTAAGCGCGGGCGAACCCTTCACCCCCGAAAACGTCCGCAGTATCCGCCCGGCCAACGGCCTCCATACCCGCTATTACGACGACATCCTCGGCAAAACCGCCACCACCAACATACAAGCTGGTACAGCTTTGGCATGGGAACACATTAATTGA
- a CDS encoding hypothetical protein (KEGG: mmw:Mmwyl1_0834 polysaccharide biosynthesis protein) has translation MGIIKRQTIQSSIYAYAGVVVGFLTQGIWFPNLFSEQQVGLLTLLISLSLILAQASNVGINGAGGRFFPYFRDAERQHNGFLLIASLATFVGFCLCVLALWLARPWIIYLYQEQSALFVEYYYLLIPLTFCTVYFTVFDNYSRLLYDPVTGTLLQQFVQRLLVMLAGGLYWLGWVTFPQFLGVWLLAFLLPLLFMIISVARDEALFFSRSFVSVNPELRRNLIRYASLTFTSALSSQVVITIDKMMINSKQGLGDTGIYGTASYFAAVIAIPATALYKVSGTLIAESWKVNDLENIASIYRKSCLNQLIAGCLVFVGVAANLPNVFHFLPPSYSAGYYVILWLGLGKLFDMATGINGTILNTSRYYTYDSLFVVALIFITIGANLYLIPRFGINGAAMGAAFAILLFNLARTLFVGFAFKMQPFTWRNLVVIGLGLAVWWLSVQLPYPDAGSPNWRFALDVCWRSALITGLFGGAVLALKLSPDINQMVDGLKKRFINK, from the coding sequence GTGGGTATCATAAAACGGCAAACCATTCAGAGTTCAATTTACGCCTATGCAGGTGTGGTTGTCGGTTTTCTGACGCAGGGAATCTGGTTTCCAAATCTATTCAGCGAGCAACAGGTTGGTTTGTTGACGTTGCTGATTTCGCTGTCTCTGATACTGGCGCAGGCCTCGAACGTGGGCATAAACGGCGCGGGCGGGCGGTTTTTCCCTTATTTCCGTGATGCAGAACGACAACACAATGGCTTCCTGCTCATCGCCAGTCTGGCTACTTTCGTGGGTTTCTGCCTGTGTGTGCTGGCGTTATGGCTGGCGCGGCCATGGATCATCTATCTGTATCAGGAGCAGTCAGCGCTATTTGTCGAATACTACTACCTGCTCATTCCGCTGACGTTTTGTACGGTTTATTTTACCGTCTTCGATAACTATTCCCGACTGCTCTACGACCCCGTTACGGGAACGCTGCTACAACAGTTCGTTCAGCGGCTACTGGTCATGCTGGCTGGTGGATTATACTGGCTGGGCTGGGTTACCTTTCCGCAATTTCTGGGCGTCTGGCTGCTGGCTTTCCTTCTGCCACTGCTGTTCATGATTATCAGCGTAGCCCGCGACGAAGCCTTATTCTTCAGCCGCAGCTTTGTATCCGTCAACCCGGAATTACGGCGAAACTTGATCCGTTACGCCAGCCTGACCTTCACTTCCGCCCTGTCATCGCAGGTTGTCATTACCATCGACAAGATGATGATCAACAGCAAGCAGGGGCTGGGCGATACGGGCATTTACGGCACAGCTTCGTATTTTGCCGCCGTCATTGCTATTCCGGCAACCGCCCTCTACAAAGTGTCCGGTACGCTCATTGCCGAATCGTGGAAAGTAAATGATCTGGAAAACATTGCCAGTATTTACCGAAAAAGCTGCCTTAATCAATTGATTGCGGGCTGCCTGGTCTTTGTGGGCGTGGCCGCTAATCTACCTAACGTGTTTCATTTTCTACCGCCAAGTTACTCGGCGGGGTATTACGTAATTCTATGGCTGGGTTTGGGCAAACTGTTCGACATGGCAACGGGTATCAACGGTACCATTCTGAATACATCGCGCTATTACACCTACGACTCGCTCTTTGTTGTGGCGCTCATTTTTATTACCATTGGTGCCAATCTGTACCTGATACCGCGTTTCGGTATCAATGGTGCCGCGATGGGGGCCGCCTTCGCCATCCTGCTCTTTAACCTCGCCCGGACGCTGTTTGTCGGCTTTGCCTTTAAAATGCAGCCGTTCACCTGGCGAAATCTGGTGGTTATCGGGCTCGGATTAGCGGTGTGGTGGCTATCGGTTCAACTCCCGTATCCTGATGCCGGATCGCCCAACTGGCGCTTCGCCTTGGACGTATGCTGGCGGTCGGCGTTGATTACCGGGTTGTTCGGGGGAGCCGTATTGGCATTGAAACTATCGCCTGACATCAACCAGATGGTAGACGGGCTGAAAAAACGATTTATAAACAAATGA
- a CDS encoding pseudaminic acid biosynthesis-associated protein PseG (TIGRFAM: pseudaminic acid biosynthesis-associated protein PseG~KEGG: rhi:NGR_b09480 RkpO, polysaccharide biosynthesis protein), producing MTDTNAPKLIFRADGGAQIGLGHIMRCLAIADMTGNLFSLSFAIQQPSDAVRDLLTQAAFGIISLPETTDYAVDAEHFSRHLTGDEFVLLDGYSFDAAYQQFIKPHCRKLIVVDDLVAWHQYADVVINHGGTIQAAAYQAENYTQFLTGTAYALLRKPFLEAGIHRPVSTLTTFQPRRVLVNLGGADPDNISHRVVESLLNEPLLEQIVVVLGAANPHGSSFASYTKERVQVRRHLSPEQMIAVIQACDIAVVSCSTISYEVATVGIPFVGILTADNQAILRTFYKDNHIALAVLEKAFAGSELRAALSLSISAVNDSLSNQRQFFDGRSGERITAFFRTLLPA from the coding sequence ATGACTGACACCAACGCACCGAAGCTGATTTTTCGGGCCGATGGGGGTGCTCAAATTGGGCTGGGCCACATCATGCGCTGCCTGGCCATTGCCGACATGACGGGCAACTTGTTCAGCCTGTCGTTCGCTATTCAGCAACCGTCAGATGCGGTTCGGGATTTATTGACACAAGCGGCCTTCGGCATAATCAGTTTACCCGAAACAACCGATTATGCAGTTGATGCCGAACACTTCAGCCGCCACCTGACGGGCGACGAATTTGTGTTGCTCGACGGCTATTCCTTTGACGCGGCTTATCAGCAGTTCATAAAACCCCACTGCCGGAAACTCATTGTCGTTGATGATCTGGTCGCCTGGCACCAATACGCCGATGTGGTTATCAATCATGGCGGAACTATACAGGCAGCAGCTTATCAGGCAGAAAACTACACTCAATTCCTGACCGGAACCGCCTACGCCCTGCTCCGAAAGCCGTTTTTGGAAGCAGGCATCCACCGACCCGTTAGTACGCTAACCACATTTCAACCCCGGCGGGTGCTGGTCAATCTGGGCGGAGCCGACCCCGACAACATAAGCCACCGGGTTGTAGAAAGCTTACTGAACGAACCGTTGCTGGAGCAGATCGTTGTCGTATTGGGGGCCGCCAATCCACACGGGAGCAGTTTCGCCAGCTATACAAAGGAGCGGGTGCAGGTGCGACGGCATCTATCGCCCGAACAGATGATTGCGGTGATTCAGGCCTGCGATATAGCCGTGGTGTCGTGCAGCACCATTTCGTATGAGGTTGCCACCGTTGGCATACCATTTGTTGGCATACTGACGGCCGATAACCAGGCTATTCTCCGAACCTTTTACAAGGATAACCACATTGCGCTGGCTGTACTGGAAAAAGCCTTTGCCGGTTCTGAACTCCGGGCTGCCTTATCGCTATCGATTTCGGCAGTAAATGACAGTCTGTCCAATCAGCGTCAATTTTTTGATGGTCGATCAGGCGAGCGAATCACAGCTTTTTTCCGAACATTGCTGCCAGCTTAA
- a CDS encoding pseudaminic acid CMP-transferase (TIGRFAM: pseudaminic acid CMP-transferase~PFAM: acylneuraminate cytidylyltransferase~KEGG: cff:CFF8240_1549 acylneuraminate cytidylyltransferase) — translation MSNVAIITARGGSKRIPRKNIRPFLGKPIIAYVIDAALQSGLFEEVMVSTDDAEIADVARQYGASVPFLRKPETSGDYASTIDVLLEVLDEYEKTSQTFESLCCLYPTAPFVTADLLTASHQVLLDKKVDIVYPIQAFSFPIQRAFKLNDGLLSWAQPDAFLLRSQDLEPMYHDAGQFYWFNVDRLRTHRQLPGLTAGGIEIDEMHAHDIDTESDWKVAEFKYRLLNNLLLND, via the coding sequence ATGAGCAACGTAGCCATCATTACCGCACGGGGCGGCAGCAAGCGGATTCCCCGCAAAAACATTCGCCCGTTTCTGGGTAAGCCCATCATCGCCTACGTCATCGACGCAGCCTTGCAGTCCGGCTTGTTCGAGGAAGTGATGGTGTCGACCGACGATGCCGAAATTGCAGATGTTGCCCGGCAGTACGGTGCATCTGTTCCATTTCTTCGGAAACCCGAAACCTCGGGCGATTACGCGTCGACGATTGATGTGCTGCTGGAAGTACTGGACGAATACGAAAAAACTAGCCAGACATTTGAGTCGCTTTGCTGTCTGTACCCAACGGCTCCTTTCGTTACAGCCGATTTATTGACGGCATCGCATCAGGTATTGCTCGATAAGAAGGTCGATATTGTGTATCCCATTCAGGCGTTTTCGTTTCCCATTCAGCGGGCGTTTAAACTCAATGACGGCCTGTTAAGCTGGGCGCAGCCGGATGCTTTTCTGCTGCGTTCGCAGGATCTGGAACCCATGTACCACGATGCCGGGCAGTTTTACTGGTTCAACGTCGACCGGCTGCGAACACACCGACAATTGCCGGGCTTAACGGCTGGAGGAATTGAAATCGACGAAATGCACGCGCACGACATCGACACCGAATCGGACTGGAAAGTAGCCGAATTCAAGTATCGACTGCTCAATAACTTACTACTGAATGACTGA
- a CDS encoding conserved hypothetical protein (KEGG: glo:Glov_3364 hypothetical protein), protein MIDKILSRPEFQTEPPVLVDIGASGQLHGRWKAFAKYAVCIAFDADDRDFGYVESESKHFRKLYTFNNIVTGPQSAEEDKESSDFYLTASPHCSSLLPPRPDLIQEYAFAPKFELSKVVQLKTRSLRSTLDSLNIDRVDWFKTDSQGTDLRLFRNLGETRSKRVLTAEFEPGILSVYDGEDKLHEVLRFMEEQNSHWLVELIPKGSPRITPALLDSFTTNPLLKKFVLFSLKSSAAWGEMTYLNRFADEAALTQRNLLLGWVFATSLKQHGFALILTQKAKSRFSDPIFDEMENYSRRRVWGRILEIGFWPEVVKKFDKLLGR, encoded by the coding sequence ATGATCGACAAGATACTTTCCCGCCCTGAGTTCCAGACTGAGCCGCCTGTGTTGGTCGACATTGGGGCATCGGGGCAATTACATGGCCGCTGGAAGGCGTTCGCTAAATACGCCGTTTGCATCGCCTTCGACGCCGACGACCGTGACTTTGGCTATGTCGAAAGCGAATCAAAGCATTTCAGGAAGCTATATACCTTCAACAATATCGTTACCGGGCCGCAATCGGCGGAAGAAGATAAGGAAAGCTCGGACTTTTACCTCACGGCATCGCCCCACTGTTCCAGCCTGTTACCCCCCCGACCTGACCTGATTCAGGAGTATGCCTTTGCGCCCAAGTTTGAACTATCCAAAGTCGTTCAACTGAAGACGCGCAGTCTCCGCTCCACTCTCGATAGCCTGAATATCGATCGGGTAGACTGGTTCAAAACGGACTCGCAGGGCACCGACCTCCGGCTGTTCCGTAACCTCGGCGAGACCCGGTCCAAACGGGTGCTGACGGCCGAGTTCGAGCCGGGTATTTTATCCGTTTACGATGGCGAAGACAAGCTGCATGAGGTGCTGCGCTTTATGGAAGAGCAGAACAGCCACTGGCTGGTCGAGTTAATCCCGAAAGGATCTCCCCGCATCACCCCGGCCCTGCTGGACAGTTTCACGACCAATCCGCTCCTCAAGAAGTTCGTTTTGTTTTCGCTGAAAAGCAGCGCGGCCTGGGGCGAAATGACCTACCTGAACCGCTTTGCCGACGAGGCAGCTCTTACACAGCGGAATCTGCTGTTGGGATGGGTGTTTGCGACATCGCTCAAACAGCATGGGTTTGCGCTCATCCTGACCCAAAAAGCCAAAAGCCGTTTTTCGGACCCTATTTTCGACGAGATGGAAAACTATTCCCGTCGGCGGGTTTGGGGGCGCATCCTCGAAATTGGCTTCTGGCCTGAAGTCGTGAAGAAATTCGATAAACTCCTCGGTCGGTGA
- a CDS encoding hypothetical protein (KEGG: gur:Gura_1112 LamG domain-containing protein), which translates to MLYRILSVTLLCLLSTVLCFGQAANQLVACYSFSGNAQDGFGPNNGTVVNATLTTDRFGKPNSAYFFNRNAYINLPAAPFTNPTYTLSAWVRLASFPAQSDAFTIFSFSEPNQCLTLTNQPVYGGNVWNFFSYNTTGSVITTQSVQTNTWTHLTAIRAENALIFYINGERAQTVAINPTAPLSYTCPLQACIGIRPTQGNLIQPFHGDIDDVRVYRGVLSDAEVRVLYQATTCQTDFTLNPITAQPFVSLRNGDWNDPAVWSCGCIPKATDAVQVRHVVRVPSSYLANALRVYINGAAQVTYGLGGQLVLSAN; encoded by the coding sequence ATGCTTTACCGTATACTATCAGTAACACTTTTGTGCTTACTAAGTACCGTCCTTTGCTTTGGTCAGGCCGCTAACCAGTTGGTCGCCTGCTATTCTTTCTCGGGTAATGCGCAGGACGGTTTTGGCCCAAATAACGGTACAGTTGTCAACGCAACGCTCACTACCGACCGGTTCGGAAAGCCTAACAGTGCTTATTTTTTTAATAGAAACGCCTACATCAATTTACCGGCAGCTCCATTCACCAACCCGACCTATACCCTGTCTGCCTGGGTGCGGCTGGCCTCCTTTCCGGCTCAGTCGGATGCGTTCACAATTTTCTCGTTTAGTGAGCCCAACCAGTGCCTGACCTTGACCAATCAGCCTGTTTATGGCGGAAATGTCTGGAATTTCTTTTCGTACAATACAACGGGTTCTGTTATTACCACCCAATCGGTTCAAACGAATACCTGGACGCACTTGACGGCTATTCGGGCCGAGAATGCCTTGATTTTTTACATCAATGGCGAACGGGCACAAACGGTGGCAATCAACCCCACAGCCCCCCTGAGCTATACATGTCCCTTGCAGGCTTGCATCGGCATACGACCAACGCAGGGCAACCTTATTCAGCCATTTCACGGCGACATAGATGACGTACGGGTTTACCGGGGCGTATTATCCGATGCCGAGGTGCGTGTTTTATACCAGGCCACAACCTGCCAGACCGACTTTACCCTCAATCCGATTACGGCCCAGCCTTTCGTTTCCCTTCGGAACGGTGACTGGAACGACCCCGCCGTTTGGTCGTGTGGCTGCATACCGAAAGCTACCGACGCGGTGCAGGTACGGCATGTTGTACGTGTACCGAGTTCATACCTTGCCAATGCGTTGCGGGTCTACATCAATGGAGCTGCTCAGGTAACCTATGGGCTTGGCGGCCAACTAGTCCTTAGCGCCAATTAG
- a CDS encoding methyltransferase FkbM family (TIGRFAM: methyltransferase FkbM family~KEGG: bbt:BBta_6684 putative methyltransferase), with the protein MWVFRFLFTETARLLRSAEGRRLLVLAFRYGSKPRNKTVDVSFGRYRFQVPDALSFVWQFREIFVDEFYRFNTTNANPVIFDCGTNIGTSVAYFRQTYPNARIVAFEADEQISATLQENLRQNQISGVEVITKAVWTNDEGIWFGSDQADSASIFSQTDRKLVPSVRLRDFLLRETRIDMLKMDIEGAETAVLTDCHDALAHVQNLFVEFHAYLDHPQTLAPVMKVLEDSGFRYYINTSQHRHAPLANHRYKGSDSMDLQLNIFAYRN; encoded by the coding sequence ATGTGGGTTTTTAGATTCTTATTCACCGAAACAGCCCGGCTTCTCCGTTCGGCAGAAGGTCGTCGGTTGCTGGTGCTCGCCTTCCGCTACGGCAGTAAGCCGCGCAACAAAACGGTTGATGTTTCCTTTGGCAGATACCGATTTCAGGTGCCTGATGCGCTATCGTTCGTCTGGCAGTTTCGGGAGATATTCGTCGATGAATTTTATCGGTTTAATACGACCAATGCTAACCCGGTTATTTTCGATTGCGGCACCAATATTGGCACCAGCGTCGCGTACTTCCGGCAGACGTACCCCAACGCCCGGATTGTTGCCTTTGAAGCCGATGAGCAGATCAGCGCCACCTTGCAGGAAAACCTCCGGCAAAACCAGATTTCGGGCGTTGAGGTAATAACAAAAGCCGTCTGGACCAATGACGAAGGCATCTGGTTCGGCAGCGACCAGGCCGACTCGGCGTCTATTTTCTCGCAGACAGACCGTAAGCTGGTGCCATCGGTTCGCTTGCGGGATTTTCTCCTGCGCGAAACCCGAATCGACATGCTCAAGATGGACATCGAAGGAGCCGAAACGGCCGTGCTCACTGACTGTCACGACGCACTCGCTCATGTTCAGAATCTGTTCGTGGAGTTCCACGCCTACCTCGATCATCCCCAAACCCTGGCCCCTGTTATGAAGGTATTGGAAGACAGCGGTTTTCGGTATTATATCAACACCAGTCAGCACCGCCACGCGCCCCTCGCCAACCATCGTTATAAAGGCAGCGACAGCATGGACCTGCAATTGAATATCTTTGCATACCGAAACTAG